From Rhinolophus sinicus isolate RSC01 linkage group LG15, ASM3656204v1, whole genome shotgun sequence, the proteins below share one genomic window:
- the BORCS6 gene encoding BLOC-1-related complex subunit 6, producing MESSLGRPGPETDLLALRGQQAAIFDSGRGRTPSEPPSGLRVSGEEEAKNVGGSSHHTRASPKPSSCSVVHRPEPEALENVPGLAGTPSGAGSRRGAPGPEHDLHGSSLRKDPEPREDQPASERVCRRGSGGDGDMDVEQEEEDDEEAATTGRAGRSFSGRLQDSRSLDGLSGACGGAGSSGGAESGAGGGRRATISSPLELEGTVSRHGDLTHFVANNLQLKIRLSGAPQPPPPAPVPPCSAPALIPAIPPIDPEVLRDLERLSRELGGRVDRLLRGLGGAVQELTALSVGCIQTYRDAVDSLGEAVDMSIKGMYTLLARCEELERALQPVQGLARQVRDIRRTLEVLEALCK from the coding sequence ATGGAGTCGTCCCTGGGGCGGCCTGGGCCGGAGACGGACCTTCTAGCTTTGAGGGGACAGCAAGCAGCGATCTTTGACAGCGGGCGGGGCCGAACGCCCTCTGAGCCGCCCTCAGGCCTCCGGGTGTCGGGGGAGGAGGAGGCCAAGAACGTTGGGGGCTCGAGCCACCACACCAGGGCGTCCCCGAAGCCTTCGAGCTGCAGTGTAGTCCACCGGCCGGAACCGGAGGCTCTGGAGAACGTGCCTGGCCTCGCAGGGACGCCGTCTGGGGCGGGGAGCCGCCGGGGGGCGCCGGGTCCCGAACACGACTTGCACGGGTCCTCCCTGCGCAAAGACCCTGAGCCGCGGGAGGACCAGCCTGCATCCGAAAGGGTCTGCCGTCGAGGGAGCGGGGGCGACGGCGACATGGATGttgagcaggaggaggaagacgacGAGGAGGCGGCGACAACCGGCAGGGCTGGCCGTTCGTTCTCCGGCCGCCTTCAGGACAGCCGTAGCCTGGACGGGCTGAGTGGGGCGTGCGGTGGCGCCGGGTCCTCAGGGGGTGCGGAGTCTGGCGCGGGCGGCGGGCGTCGCGCCACCATCTCCAGCCCCCTGGAGCTCGAGGGCACCGTGAGCCGCCATGGTGACCTCACCCACTTTGTCGCCAACAACCTGCAACTCAAGATCCGTCTGAGCGGCGCCCCTCAACCCCCGCCCCCTGCGCCCGTGCCGCCCTGTTCAGCGCCCGCACTCATTCCAGCCATCCCCCCCATCGACCCTGAGGTGCTGCGGGACCTGGAGCGGCTCAGTAGGGAGCTGGGCGGCAGGGTGGACCGTCTGCTTCGCGGGCTGGGTGGCGCGGTGCAGGAGCTGACAGCGCTGAGCGTGGGCTGTATCCAGACCTACCGCGACGCCGTGGACTCCCTAGGCGAAGCTGTGGACATGAGCATCAAGGGCATGTACACCCTGCTGGCGCGCTGCGAGGAGCTGGAGCGGGCTCTGCAGCCGGTGCAGGGGCTGGCGCGCCAAGTCCGGGATATCCGACGCACCCTGGAGGTGTTGGAGGCCCTGTGCAAGTGA